The following coding sequences lie in one Aspergillus luchuensis IFO 4308 DNA, chromosome 8, nearly complete sequence genomic window:
- the MAE1 gene encoding NAD-dependent malic enzyme (COG:C;~EggNog:ENOG410PGTW;~InterPro:IPR036291,IPR012301,IPR012302,IPR001891, IPR015884,IPR037062;~PFAM:PF00390,PF03949;~go_function: GO:0004470 - malic enzyme activity [Evidence IEA];~go_function: GO:0004471 - malate dehydrogenase (decarboxylating) (NAD+) activity [Evidence IEA];~go_function: GO:0051287 - NAD binding [Evidence IEA];~go_process: GO:0055114 - oxidation-reduction process [Evidence IEA]): MARFLLRLKPNPPFSTFSLQRHTSLTSVARMSTSAKSSKFSQLPRASSGPLVCPFEGRDALQSCQFNKGSAFTEEERRTFKLHGLLPPNIQTLEEQVQRAYEQYSSRDNDLAKNTFMASMKAQNEVLYYKLIDTHLKEMLSIIYTPTEGDAIQNYSRLFRKPEGCFLNIRDQDRIDECLSNFSRGEEVDYIVVSDGEEILGIGDQGVGAILISVAKLALTTLCAGIHPSRQLPVVLDCGTDNESLLKDELYLGLRQSRVRGEEYDQFVEKFVETARKWFPRAYIHFEDFGLHNAKRILDKFKSRIPCFNDDIQGTGCVTLAALLSGFHVGGIKLEDARVVVFGSGSAGTGIAEQLADTIATETHKSKEEASKQIWCLDKPGLLVKSLGDQLTPAQVPFARDDKEWPDANSRDLLSVVKKVKPHALIGTSTKPNSFTEEVIREMAKHVDKPIVFPLSNPTRLHEAQPEDINRWTDGRALIATGSPFPPVDRNGGKYEIGMCISHCIAKIGSSQLMPCSLDGAAECNNSTCFPGIGLGAVLSRTRTLSNKMLVGAVKALAARSPALQDPDGPLLPDVKDVRELSVDIAKAIIKTAVEEGHAQEEGIPANEDELEEWIRAQMWEPVYRPLVKPQQQQQQQQQQ, translated from the exons ATGGCTCGTTTTCTCCTGAGACTtaaacccaacccaccattTTCCACTTTTTCGCTGCAGCGCCATACATCTCTCACGTCGGTTGCGAGAATGTCTACATCGGCGAAATCTTCCAAGTTCAGTCAACTTCCTCGGGCCTCGTCTGGACCTTTGGTGTGCCCGTTTGAG GGGAGAGATGCGCTGCAGTCATGCCAGTTCAACAAAGGCTCGGCGTtcacggaggaggagcgcaGAACATTCAAACTTCATGGTCTACTTCCTCCCAATATCCAGACCCTCGAGGAGCAGGTTCAGCGGGCGTACGAGCAATATAGCAGTCGAGATAATGATCTGGCCAAGAACACGTTCATGGCTAGTATGAAGGCTCAGAATGAGGTCCTCTACTACAAG TTGATTGATACCCATCTCAAGGAGATGCTTAGCATAATTTACACACCCACTGAAGGCGATGCAATCCAAAACTATTCTCGACTGTTCCGGAAGCCAGAGGGCTGTTTCCTGAACATCAGGGACCAGGACAGGATTGACGAATGCCTTTCCAATTTCAGTCGCGGCGAGGAAGTCGACTATATAGTCGTCAGCGATGGCGAGGAG ATTTTAGGAATTGGTGACCAAGGCGTTGGCGCCATCTTGATCTCGGTTGCCAAATTGGCCCTTACCACGTTGTGTGCTGGGATACATCCAAGTCGGCAATTGCCGGTGGTCCTAGACTGCGGTACAGAT AATGAATCACTTCTCAAGGACGAGCTATACCTGGGCCTGCGACAGTCGCGCGTTAGAGGTGAGGAATATGACCAATTCGTGGAGAAGTTTGTAGAAACGGCTCGAAAGTGGTTCCCCCGTGCATATATACACTT CGAGGACTTTGGCCTTCATAACGCCAAGAGGATCTTGGATAAGTTCAAATCGCGTATTCCATGCTTCAATGACGATATTCAGGGAACTGGGTGTGTCACTTTGGCTGCCCTGTTATCCGGATTCCACGTGGGTGGTATCAAGTTAGAGGATGCTCGTGTCGTCGTCTTCGGATCTGGATCGGCGGGCACTGGCATCGCGGAGCAGCTCGCCGATACCATCGCAACTGAAACACACAAATCTAAAGAAGAAGCCTCCAAGCAGATATG GTGTCTCGATAAACCGGGTCTCCTGGTCAAATCTCTTGGAGATCAGCTCACGCCAGCCCAAGTACCCTTTGCGCGAGACGACAAAGAGTGGCCTGATGCAAATTCGCGCGATCTGCTTTCGGTagtgaagaaggtgaagccGCATGCCTTGATTGGGACATCGACTAAACCAAACTCTTTTACCGAGGAGGTGATCCGGGAAATGGCGAAGCACGTCGACAAGCCAATTGTATTTCCCCTCAGTAACCCGACTCGGCTGCACGAGGCACAGCCTGAGGACATCAATCGTTGGACTGATGGCCGAGCTTTGATAGCCACCGGCAGTCCTTTCCCACCCGTCGATCGCAACGGGGGAAAGTATGAGATAGGTATGTGCATTTCCCACTGCATAGCGAAGATAGGATCATCCCAGCTGATGCCTTGCTCACTTGATGGTGCAGCGGAATGTAACAACTCGACATGCTTTCCCGGAATCGGATTGGGCGCAGTTCTGTCGCGAACACGAACGTTGTCCAACAAGATGCTTGTGGGTGCAGTCAAGGCATTGGCAGCACGGTCGCCGGCACTGCAGGATCCCGACGGACCACTTCTACCTGACGTCAAGGATGTACGCGAGCTTAGCGTCGACATTGCCAAAGCAATTATTAAGACGGCGGTCGAAGAAGGGCATGCTCAAGAGGAGGGAATTCCCGCGAATGAAGATGAGTTAGAAGAGTGGATTCGGGCACAGATGTGGGAACCCGTGTACAGGCCCCTTGTGAagccacaacaacaacaacaacaacaacaacaacaatga
- a CDS encoding NADPH:quinone oxidoreductase family protein (COG:Q;~EggNog:ENOG410PFAI;~InterPro:IPR013154,IPR013149,IPR036291,IPR011032, IPR020843,IPR002364;~PFAM:PF00107,PF08240,PF13602;~go_function: GO:0008270 - zinc ion binding [Evidence IEA];~go_function: GO:0016491 - oxidoreductase activity [Evidence IEA];~go_process: GO:0055114 - oxidation-reduction process [Evidence IEA]) — protein MRAIQVKEYVKGPQDLQVATLPTPSPSATEYLIEIHSAGTNFFDLLQIQGKYQHQPPLPWIGGAEFAGTILAAPTKAQSPRFKVGDRVFGATQGAYATHILAPEHTLLPVPAGWSFEDAAGLFVTAPTSYGGLVHRANVQPGDWVLVHAAAGGVGLAAVQIAKAKGATVIATAGTERKRQIARQFGADHVIDYREKSWPEEVKRLCAQHRSGNGKAGVDIVYDPVGMIEASLKCVAWNARLLVIGFAAGKIEKVALNRVLLKNVSLVGLHWGQYARFEKETVQTVWKGIFDLVAQGKFKGTAFKDESFVGLESVPRALQALGGRETWGKVVVKIIDDDAIAGKSKL, from the exons ATGCGAGCCATTCAAGTAAAAGAATATGTCAAG GGACCTCAGGATCTCCAAGTCGCAACCCTTCCCACGCCTTCCCCATCCGCAACGGAGTACCTGATTGAGATCCACTCCGCAGGTACAAATTTCTTCGACCTGCTTCAAATCCAGGGCAAGTACCAACACCAGCCTCCACTACCCTGGATTGGGGGCGCAGAGTTCGCAGGTACCATCCTAGCCGCGCCAACTAAAGCGCAGTCCCCGCGATTCAAAGTCGGGGACCGAGTCTTTGGCGCCACACAAGGCGCCTACGCTACCCATATCCTTGCCCCAGAGCACACTCTCCTCCCTGTGCCGGCAGGCTGGAGCTTCGAGGATGCAGCAGGCCTCTTTGTCACGGCTCCTACCTCATACGGTGGTCTTGTGCACCGCGCAAACGTCCAGCCGGGTGACTGGGTCCTTGTGCATGCGGCGGCCGGTGGCGTCGGGTTAGCCGCGGTGCAGATTGCCAAAGCTAAGGGGGCGACGGTGATTGCAACGGCCGGGACGGAGCGGAAGCGACAGATTGCGCGCCAATTCGGGGCGGATCATGTCATTGATTATCGGGAGAAGAGCTGGCCGGAGGAGGTGAAGCGTTTGTGTGCGCAACATCGCTCGGGGAATGGGAAGGCCGGGGTGGACATCGTATATGATCCGGTCGGGATGATCGAGGCGAGCCTGAAGTGTGTGGCGTGGAATGCACGCCTTTTGGTTATTGGCTTTGCAGCGGGAAAGATCGAGAAGGTCGCGCTGAATCGTGTGTTGCTGAAAAATGTCAGTTTGGTTGGATTGCATTGGGGCCAGTATGCACGGTTTGAGAAGGAGACGGTACAGACGGTTTGGAAGGGGATCTTCGATCTTGTGGCGCAGGGCAAGTTCAAGGGTACGGCCTTTAAGGACGAGAGCTTTGTAGGATTGGAGAGCGTGCCACGCGCGCTGCAGGCGCTGGGTGGCCGGGAGACATgggggaaggtggtggtgaagatcatcgacgatgatgCTATTGCTGGAAAGAGTAAACTATAG
- a CDS encoding uncharacterized protein (COG:S;~EggNog:ENOG410PYTG;~InterPro:IPR025676;~PFAM:PF14420) yields the protein MKNSIPSDVWERKKALIAKLYKDEEWPLKQVIKQIRSDDLNPSETQLRSRLKKWRVTKPSRQTRKKSDDSQQETTGDDSGQEDASPKAQSSTVSPKARPPLRSVASDISVTEPEWYMANSAYTHHEDLPTTVCLDGQNISNVWAPMMSPSQKQRDPSHASSVMVLPSSNSYDSPHTSPLMDSMLANQTSSMASPFHDPSFAVTTDCMQTPATTAGPIQWSIPQWYSMPLEAGSPFYTAAPLSPPIDPAMHLMTPHAQTPPPSSIGRQHMADLHEGPQSWKRAMSAPYVQDTAGGHPRLDQKGSQTRPLDRKASIQPKSAGQPAMGIVSPSAFYPHGQHPAMCAPLYPYPGPEPLVHRPQSIDF from the exons ATGAAGAACTCAATCCCATCTGACgtgtgggagaggaagaaggctcTAATTGCCAAGTTATACAAGGATGAAGAATGGCCTTTGAAGCAGGTCATCAAGCAAATCCGTTCCGATGATCTCAACCCAAG TGAGACTCAGCTGCGGAGTAGATTGAAGAAGTGGAGGGTCACCAAGCCCTCTCGCCAGACACGCAAGAAATCCGACGACAGCCAACAGGAGACTACCGGAGATGACAGTGGTCAAGAAGACGCATCCCCAAAGGCCCAGTCTTCCACAGTCTCCCCCAAAGCACGCCCCCCTCTTCGCTCAGTCGCATCAGACATCTCTGTCACCGAACCGGAATGGTACATGGCCAATAGTGCATACACGCACCACGAGGACCTGCCTACTACAGTTTGCCTTGATGGACAAAACATCTCCAATGTGTGGGCTCCCATGATGAGCCCTTCCCAGAAGCAGCGGGATCCTTCCCACGCCTCTTCCGTGATGGTCCTTCCTAGCTCCAACTCATATGACTCACCGCACACGTCGCCATTGATGGACAGCATGTTGGCCAACCAAACATCAAGCATGGCGTCGCCTTTCCATGATCCTTCCTTTGCTGTCACCACGGACTGCATGCAAACACCCGCGACAACAGCTGGACCAATCCAGTGGTCAATTCCTCAGTGGTACTCGATGCCTCTTGAGGCTGGCAGTCCATTCTACACTGCGGCACCACTGAGCCCTCCTATCGATCCCGCCATGCACCTGATGACACCACACGCCCAGACACCGCCGCCTTCTAGTATTGGGCGGCAACATATGGCCGACCTGCACGAGGGGCCTCAGTCATGGAAGCGTGCTATGTCTGCTCCGTATGTTCAGGATACCGCTGGCGGGCATCCGAGATTGGATCAGAAGGGCTCGCAAACACGGCCGCTTGACCGGAAGGCTTCTATTCAACCGAAGTCGGCTGGTCAACCCGCCATGGGGATCGTGTCTCCGTCCGCTTTCTATCCCCATGGCCAACATCCTGCTATGTGTGCGCCCCTCTACCCGTATCCTGGACCTGAGCCACTTGTGCACAGGCCTCAGAGCATCGACTTTTAA